The genomic region TCCTGAAGCTTTTAACACCACCAGCTTTCCGTAGGTTGAGTTTAATAATCCAACCACCGAAGATCAATGAGATCGCCTGATTACGAAACCAAAAAAAGTTGCTAAAATTAGGTTAAATCCCCCTGAGCTGAGGGGAAAACCCCCTCTTACCAACCGTGTCCCAACCTTCAACTACCACCCAAAATGTAACCCCCCCTAGGGAACCTTTCAACCTACCAGACCATACCCAGTTACCGGACTCCGATGACGATTTTGTGAAAAATTTCCAAGAACACCCGCAAAGCATAATATTAACCACATCAATTGAACCATTACTGAAAAAAATCCATCCCAATGGAGATTATTGTATAGGGCAGGATAGTGGCATATATTGGCGGTTCACAGAACCTCCAGAAAAAGGGGTAGAAGCACCAGACTGGTTCTATGTTCCCGGAGTGCCATCCAGATTAAATGGGCAATTGAGAAGGTCATATGTGCTATGGAAGGAAAAAGTACCTCCCTTCATAGTGATAGAATTCGCGTCTAAAAATGGAAAGGAGGAAAAAGACAGTTCCCCTCCACCAGAAGGGGATGAAATAGATCCAGAAACCGGGAAACCAAAAAAAGCGGGGAAGTTTTGGGTGTATGAACAAGCGGTAAAGATACCATATTATGCCATATTTAATGGTTTTAAGGGTACACTAGAGGTATATCATTTAGAGAGAAAAAGATACAAAGAAATAAAGGCGAATAGGCGAGGACACTATGCCATACCAGAGATGGGTATAGAATTGGGAATACTGTATGACAACCAGAAACCACCCACACCGTGGTTAAGATGGTGGGATAATAAGGGGAATCTCTTATTGACAGGAAATGAGCTTGCGGAACAAGCGGAAGTTATCGCTATTCGTGAGCGTCTGGCTAGAGAGCAAGCAGAAACTATCGCATCTCAAGAGCGTCTCGCTAAAGAGCGAGCAGAAACTATCGCATATCAAGAGCGTCTCGCTAAAGAGCGAGCAGAAACTATCGCATATCAAGAGCGTCTCGCTAAAGAACAGGAACGCCAACAAAAAGAAAAACTAGCTGCTTATCTACGCTCCCTTGGCATTGACCCGGAGAAAATATAAAACAATATAAATAAAATATAATGTTCGATTGATGCGATCGCCCTCTCTTAAAAACGAGCGATCGCCTGAAAGACTGGGTAACTTAACTGAAGTTTTTCACTTACAGGTAAGTCAGGTATATACTCCTCAACCTGCGTAACCTCCCAGTCACCAGTTCTACAATGTGTACTTGCACCTGAAAATTGAGGATCTATACATTCCTCAGTTCTATGAAACTCTTTTAGTCTGTAACCAGGATTGGGAATTGATTTTTTAGAGCCGTCATAATGTTCAGCGAGAATGTTAGTACAAGCTCCACTGTGAGCTAATAGCATCTTCTCTCCAGTTTTCTAGTTGTCCTTTCTCAGCTTTAAAACTGCAACAGTTTGGGAACGACAAAATCGGGCAACATCTCAATAAACTAGAGTGAGTCTAATTAACCTTTAGCAAAAGACTTAATGGACATGATATAACAATTATGGGTAAGATGTCACATAACTAAAAAACCCTAAATATAGTTTTTAAAAACTTCCACCGTTGCCATTCCAGTTTTTTGCCAACTAAATTCACTTGCTCGCTTAATCCCCAATTTTGAAAGCTGTTTTCTACAATCAGAATCATAAATAATAGTTGTCATTGCTGTGGCTATTTCCTGTGGATCATAGGGATTAATTAGAATAGCCGCATCTCCTGTTACTTCTGGGAGAGAAGAAATATTAGAAGTAATAACAGGAGTACCACAGGCCATGGCTTCCAATACGGGTAACCCAAAACCTTCCCATAAACTGGGAAAGACTAAAGCCAGGGCTTGATTAATAATAATTGGTAATTCTTTATATGGTAAGTAATTAAGAAATTTAACTAAATGATCTATTCCCAATGTTTGAATTTGGGTTTGTAACAAGGGAGTGTAACGTTTATCTGTAGGGCCAACTAACCAGAGTTCATAATCATTTCTATGGGGTATGGTGGAGAATGCAACGATTAGACGCCGAAGATTTTTATATGGATGCTGACGACCAATATATAAAAAATAGTTACGAGTTGGGAGGTTAAGAAACTGGAAGTGGGAAGAGTCACAAGCTAAAGGAATAGGTGTTATTTTGCTACCGGGTACTTGATGAAATTCCATGATATCATCAGCAGTAGCTTGAGAATTACAAATAATATGTTGAGCTTGCTTAAAAACCTGGGGAGTATAGTAACGGTGATAGAGAGTCAGGGGAGAAAAGGGTTGAGGAAAACGTAGGGGTATCATGTCATGTCCCATGACAATGGAGTGACATTTAGTATAGATAGGTGCTTCAGGAATGGGGGAGAAGAGAAGTTGCGATTTCAGCTGGTGATAGATTTTTGGCAGTTGCCATTGGGTCCAAATTACACGGTTTAAATGTCCTTTTATTCCCTGTGCAGGGGTGAGATTAGGGGGAACAGGGTAACAGTTAAAATTGGGGTAGTTTTTAGGTGTGAGCAGGGTCGGTTGGAGTGTTTTTAAATAGGGAATGAGGTTTAGAGCATAGTTACTAATACCAGTTGGCTGGGGGAGAATAACCGATAGGTTGATCAGTAATTGGGATGAATTTGGACGTGTGTTCATTCTGGAATTGATGACCTGTGTAAATAGTATACATATACTAACTTAAATTTTGATGGTCCTAAATTATTAGTATAAGATTGCCAATTCAGTTTTTTCTTGCTATCATTTGTAGTCGCAGTAATCATTACTTAGGTTTCAAGACTAGGATAATAATTTGCCAACAATAAGGATTGGATGTTATTGTAAATTTATATAAGAAACTTATCAAAAGATAGATTCGCAAAGTCAATCTTTCCCACAGAGGACGATGTTTTTGGTAGTAGTACAATTGGCTGCGTCTATATTCTACGGCCATTGGATTGGCGAGCTTACTTGTCGAATATCCTCGAATATGAATTAGAGATATTTTAGGGGTATATAAGATTTGATATCCTATATTTTTAGCCCTTTGACATAAATCAGACTCTTCAAAGTACATGAAAAATTTTTCGTCAAAACCACCTAATGTCCGAAACAAGTCCCCGCGAATAAAAAATGCTGCTCCAACAACAATATCTACTTCCTGTATCTCTTGAAAATTATTTTCTAGTAGAGCTAATTTGGTTCGAGATTCGGCATATCTGTGTAACTTTCTAGCTTCCAACTCACCTTTAATACTAATTTTAGGTGAAAACGAGATTTGAAACCTACCGTCTGGGAACAAAAGTTTAGGCCCAATAATTCCCACAGTTGGATTTTTTTCCATTAGGTCCACCAAATGGGGAAGAATATTACTGGTGATTATAGTATCGGTATTCAATAAAAATAGGAATTCACCCTTAGCTACCTTTGCTCCAGCATTGTTTCCAGCTCCAAAACCAACATTTTTTGTTAGTTTTATCAGCTGGACATTGGGAAATTTATTTTCAATAATGTCTATGCTGTTGTCTTGAGAAGCGTTATCCACTACTATAACTTCGCAATTATACCCAGGAACAAATTTGTTGATGGATTTTAAACAATCCACTAAAACATCTGCTCCATTATAATTGACTAGGATAATTGATACAGTTATGCTCATCACTTTGGGATTTATTTTCTAGGTAAAATACTCAAATTTATAGGTCCTGTATTACATTATCCTATTCAAATCTAACATAATTGATTTCTTACTAGTTAATTTATGTATTTGCCAATAAATCTTAAGTAACCTCAAAAATGTTGTTATTGCTGCTCTGGCTAAGTTAATAATACTAGTATTCACCAAAACGTAGCCTGATCCTGTGAAAAAATAGACCTTTCTGGCTAGATTAAATTGCCAAACTTCTGTTTGGTAACAGCTAACAAGAGCTAAATCAAATGACTTATGAAAGCAAGACAGAAGCCACATATAACTGGTGTATAATAAACTTTTGTTTTTGTTAAAAACAGTAAATCTTTCCTTATCAATTAATGAGTTTATTTGATCCAAAATTTGAGACTCAAACTGATCTTGATAAAGACTAGCTTGGACTGTAACCCTTAAATTATTGTCAAGTACTTCCTCTATTGATAATTGTTTATATGGTAGAGGTGCTGGCATCCTACCCTTGATACCAGAAATAAAATCATCTAGTCCCATTAAGTGAGTGCTAACCCAGAAAAAACGACCTGTTATAGAATAGTAGATTAACTTTGGAAGCAAAACCCTGATTCTCTTCAATAAAAGATCCGGAAAGTATTTTTGCCAACAGTAACACAAATTCCGCTCATCATAATAACTAATCCAGGGACGCTGCTTAAAATCGGGTGAGGAATGCCAAACAATAGATGACGGATTAACTACAACTGACCAGCCAACTTTTTTCGCTCTCAAACACCACTCGGTGTCGTCAAAATGCAAGAAGTAGTCTTCAAATACTCCTATCTGCTGAATAACTTCTTTACGAACTAGTAAGGATGCAGCAGAACAGAAGTCAACATCAATATAACCAGTTTGGGAATTTAAATGACTTAAATTATTAATAGCTGATTCAATAGTGTTATCGCTAAAGTTTCCTTTGACATGTGCTTTTTTATAGTATATGAACATACCTAGGTCTTGAATAATGTTCGGTTGATCTAACTTCCTTATTTGAGACCCAACTAAACCAATATCAGGGTAATAGTTCAAGGTATCTACCAAATTAAGCAAAGATTGGGTATCCAATCTAACATCATTATCTAGCAACCAAACATAGTCGTATTCTAATTCTTTTACGTAGTCCATACCATAAGAAAAACCTCCAGAACCTCCCAAATTATCGCCTGTTTGCAGAACCTTAACAAAGGAGTAGTATTTGTTTAAATGTGTTTCTGTACCATCACTTGAATTATTGTCAACAACGAAAACATTAATACTTATTTCATTCAAATCTAGCTTCTTTATATCCTCTATCAAAAAAGAAACATCCCTTATTTTATTCCAGGTGACGACAATGATGGCTACTTGCTTGATACTCATGGTTTAGAAATGCAATAAATGTAAACGTGATATATGTCTAGTTATTCAATTCACACATGCAATTAGTATAATTTACTAATTCTATTTTCAAACACCGTTAAAGCAGCAGCAACGACTTGATCCATATTGTAATATTGATATTGTGCTAGTCTCCCAACAAATGTTACTGTTTGCAGTTTGTCAGCTTCATCTTTATACTTTTGAAACAACTCACGGTTTTCCGGACGGGGCACAGGATAGTAGGGATCCCCTTCAGATTGTGGGAATTCATAGTAAATTGTGGTTTTACTGTGTTTTTGTCCAGTTATATGTTTGGATTCAACTATGCGAGTAAAATCATAATCGTTAGGATAGTTCACAACAGCTACTGGCTGAAAATATTCAATATCGTGAGTTTCAAATTGAAACTTCAGTGACCTATAAGGCAATCTACCAAATTTGTAGTCAAAAAACTGATCAATAGGGCCAGTGTATATTAGGTGGTCAAATTTTAGCCATTTCTCAACTTCTTGAAAACTGGTATTGAGCATGAATTTAATATTAGGATTGTCTAACATCCTTTCAAACATCTTTGTATAGCCATCGACAGGCATCATTTGATACTTATCACTAAAATATCTATTATCCTTATTGGTTCTGACTGGAATACGCGCACATACTGAAGCATCCAATTCGTGAGGCCAAAGATTCCACTGTTTATAGGTGTAATTCTTGAAGAACCTTTCATATAAGTCAGTTCCTACTTTACCAACTACAGCTTGTTCTGAGTTTTCAATCCTGTCGTATCTCTCTCTGATTTGTTCATAAAAATCTGATAGTTGCTGACTGTTAAAATTAAATCCATACAGCTTGTTAATGGTATTCAGGTTGATAGGAATTGGATAAAGTTCGCCATCAACCCTTGCTAAAACTTCATGTTGATAAACTCGCCATTCTGTAAACCGAGAAAGGTAGTCAATGATTTTTTTGCTATTCGTATGAAATATATGCGACCCGTATCGATGAATTAAAATACCCGCTTTATCATAGCAATCGTAAGCGTTACCACCAATGTGACTCCGTGTATCTATAACTAGTACTTTTTTGTCTAAATGTGTAGCTATGCAGTTAGCTAAAGTACAACCGGCAAAACCAGCTCCAACAATTAAAAAGTCAAACATACTACTTAGCATTATTTTTCAAAATTGTTTTTTAAGCTCTAAATACTCTTCCCAAAAGGACTGACTCGTAAACTTACCAAGCGTGGTCTTGTAAAGCTTAGCCAACCTCCCATATTTTAACAGCATTAAGATTCCTAAGTAAATGCTGTGGAATAGGATTCTAAAGAAACGAGTTCTGGAAAATTGAACTGCAAAACTCTCTTGGGTTTCTATGTTGTAGTATATTATTGTCTTTGCCCTGAAAACATTTAGAGGTTTGCTACCATATGAACTTACTACTTTATATCCCTTATCAGTCAGGTTTCTATCATCCCAGAAAAATGAACGAGGTAGTATATGACCGTTTAGGGTGAAAACTCTCCAAATCCTGTGTAATAAGTTTTCATTTTCATTAATACTCTCCATATACTTTTTCATTATAAATGG from Cylindrospermopsis curvispora GIHE-G1 harbors:
- a CDS encoding glycosyltransferase family 2 protein — protein: MSIKQVAIIVVTWNKIRDVSFLIEDIKKLDLNEISINVFVVDNNSSDGTETHLNKYYSFVKVLQTGDNLGGSGGFSYGMDYVKELEYDYVWLLDNDVRLDTQSLLNLVDTLNYYPDIGLVGSQIRKLDQPNIIQDLGMFIYYKKAHVKGNFSDNTIESAINNLSHLNSQTGYIDVDFCSAASLLVRKEVIQQIGVFEDYFLHFDDTEWCLRAKKVGWSVVVNPSSIVWHSSPDFKQRPWISYYDERNLCYCWQKYFPDLLLKRIRVLLPKLIYYSITGRFFWVSTHLMGLDDFISGIKGRMPAPLPYKQLSIEEVLDNNLRVTVQASLYQDQFESQILDQINSLIDKERFTVFNKNKSLLYTSYMWLLSCFHKSFDLALVSCYQTEVWQFNLARKVYFFTGSGYVLVNTSIINLARAAITTFLRLLKIYWQIHKLTSKKSIMLDLNRIM
- a CDS encoding glycosyltransferase family 2 protein, whose amino-acid sequence is MSITVSIILVNYNGADVLVDCLKSINKFVPGYNCEVIVVDNASQDNSIDIIENKFPNVQLIKLTKNVGFGAGNNAGAKVAKGEFLFLLNTDTIITSNILPHLVDLMEKNPTVGIIGPKLLFPDGRFQISFSPKISIKGELEARKLHRYAESRTKLALLENNFQEIQEVDIVVGAAFFIRGDLFRTLGGFDEKFFMYFEESDLCQRAKNIGYQILYTPKISLIHIRGYSTSKLANPMAVEYRRSQLYYYQKHRPLWERLTLRIYLLISFLYKFTITSNPYCWQIIILVLKPK
- a CDS encoding Uma2 family endonuclease, with the protein product MSQPSTTTQNVTPPREPFNLPDHTQLPDSDDDFVKNFQEHPQSIILTTSIEPLLKKIHPNGDYCIGQDSGIYWRFTEPPEKGVEAPDWFYVPGVPSRLNGQLRRSYVLWKEKVPPFIVIEFASKNGKEEKDSSPPPEGDEIDPETGKPKKAGKFWVYEQAVKIPYYAIFNGFKGTLEVYHLERKRYKEIKANRRGHYAIPEMGIELGILYDNQKPPTPWLRWWDNKGNLLLTGNELAEQAEVIAIRERLAREQAETIASQERLAKERAETIAYQERLAKERAETIAYQERLAKEQERQQKEKLAAYLRSLGIDPEKI
- the glf gene encoding UDP-galactopyranose mutase; the protein is MLSSMFDFLIVGAGFAGCTLANCIATHLDKKVLVIDTRSHIGGNAYDCYDKAGILIHRYGSHIFHTNSKKIIDYLSRFTEWRVYQHEVLARVDGELYPIPINLNTINKLYGFNFNSQQLSDFYEQIRERYDRIENSEQAVVGKVGTDLYERFFKNYTYKQWNLWPHELDASVCARIPVRTNKDNRYFSDKYQMMPVDGYTKMFERMLDNPNIKFMLNTSFQEVEKWLKFDHLIYTGPIDQFFDYKFGRLPYRSLKFQFETHDIEYFQPVAVVNYPNDYDFTRIVESKHITGQKHSKTTIYYEFPQSEGDPYYPVPRPENRELFQKYKDEADKLQTVTFVGRLAQYQYYNMDQVVAAALTVFENRISKLY
- a CDS encoding glycosyltransferase family 4 protein, whose translation is MNTRPNSSQLLINLSVILPQPTGISNYALNLIPYLKTLQPTLLTPKNYPNFNCYPVPPNLTPAQGIKGHLNRVIWTQWQLPKIYHQLKSQLLFSPIPEAPIYTKCHSIVMGHDMIPLRFPQPFSPLTLYHRYYTPQVFKQAQHIICNSQATADDIMEFHQVPGSKITPIPLACDSSHFQFLNLPTRNYFLYIGRQHPYKNLRRLIVAFSTIPHRNDYELWLVGPTDKRYTPLLQTQIQTLGIDHLVKFLNYLPYKELPIIINQALALVFPSLWEGFGLPVLEAMACGTPVITSNISSLPEVTGDAAILINPYDPQEIATAMTTIIYDSDCRKQLSKLGIKRASEFSWQKTGMATVEVFKNYI